TTGTGCCTTAGGCCAGAACAAATACTGTGCAGTGGTGGAGCAAGTTATTGAGCAGTTCAAAGGCAAAGTAATACCCAAGCTGAGCAGTTTCCGAGCCTGTGAGTATTTTATTCTCATTGTAATTATGTTGAACTGAGACACAGAAATTTCATACAGGAGTTTGGCTCTgtagagaaggaaaacaaaaacagcaaaaaaagtaaATCTCTTTTCCCTAGCCTAGACATGGACACGGCGCAGAGTAAGCCAAGAGGAATGTTCTGTCCAGTCAGGGtcagttctttatttttctgatgagTTTCCTCCCAGTTAAGTTTATGATTTTCATGATGTTATATCAGCTTACAAAATATATATGAGGCCCAAATAAGTACATAATCCAAATTTTGGAATTCAAATGACATTGATATTGACGATGATGTGACAGTTCTGTAGAAACTACTGTTGTGTGTTTGTGAACATGCAGTGCATTGCAGATCACAGCAGCCTGGAGTGCCATCCTGTAATGCTCCCTCTTCTCTGCTGTTGGTCAtctggcagtgcagcagagcTTCATGGGAAGCAGTAAAGGTGTAACAGGCAGCATTTGATGCTGCAGGGGACTAGGGTGGTTTTGTAGCTGAGTGTTAGTATGACATGCATCTTCCCAAAGCTGTTTCAGCtgtttaataattattaaatactgtttctatttcttctgtGTTTAGGTATCAATCATGGAGACCTTAATGACCACAACATTCTAGTAGACTCCAGTTCTGCTTCCCTGGAGAATCCCCATTACAGAGTGTCTGGCATCCTAGACTTCAGCGACATGAGTTATGGATATTACGTGTTTGAGGTTGCGATAGCTATCATGTACATGATGATTGAGAGCCCAGACCCTCTGAGTGTTGGGGGACATGTTCTCGCAGGGTTTGAGAGCATCCTGCCGCTCACCACTGAGGAGAGAGGTGCCCTCTTTCTCCTGGTGAGTGGGAGGTTTGCACAGTCCCTCGTCATCGCTGCCCACACAGCTCTTCTGTACCCAGAGAACAAGGAGTACCTCACAATCACGGCAAAAACTGGCTGGAAACACTTAATGACAATGTTCGAGGTGGGCCAGGAAGCTGTGGAGAAGAAGTGGTTCGAGACTGCCCAGGCGTACACGCACCACGCACCTGCCTCGTAGGTCCGCGgctgctgaggcactgggggTGACAACGCACGGAATAAAGCAATAAAGGCTGCGCTGTCTGAGCTGGATGGGGCACGTCCGCGGGCAGGGCGGGACCCGGCTCATCTCCCGGGGAGAGAAAATCGTTACCGCCCCCACGGCGGGCACAGGGGTGTGGCCATTACCGCCCTCACAGCGGGCGGACGGTATGTGACCATTTTGTACCCTCATAGCAGGAGCCGGGCTCTTTCCTGCCCTCACGGCAGGGTGCGCTGTGACCATTACCTGCCCTCACGCTGGGGTGCGCTGTTACCGTTACTTGTCTTCATGGCAGGGGGCGCTGTGACCGTTACCTGCCCTCACGGCAGGGTGCGCTGCGCCCGTTACCTGCCCTCACACTGGGGTGCGCTGTGACCGTTACCTGCCCTCACGGCAGGGTGCGCTGCGCCCGTTACCTGCCCTCACGCTGGGGTGCGCTGTGCCCGTTACCTGCCCTCACACTGGGGTGCGCTGTGCCCGTTACCTGCCCTCACGGTAGGGTGCGCTGTGCCAGTTACCTGCCCTCACGCTGGGGTGCGCTGTGCCCGTTACCTGCCCTCACGGTAGGGTGCGCTGTGCCCGTTACCTGCCCTCACGGTAGGGTGCGCTGTGCCAGTTACCTGCCCTCACGCTGGGGTGCGCTGTGCCCGTTACCTGCCCTCACGGTAGGGTGCACTGTGCCCGTTACCTGCCCTCACGGCGGGTGGAGCCGTTTCCCGCCCCTTTCGGCGGAGCCCGAGCACGCTCACGTGACGTTGCGGGCCGCGCGCGCCAGCACCGCCTCCGGCGGCAGGAAAGGGCGCAGGCCCCTCCCCAGGCCGGCACGCGGCACCGCGCACGCGCGGCGGCCATTTCCGACGCGGCGGTGAAGGTTCGGGCGCGGCCGCCGCGCCCGGTTCTTGCCCGCCCGCTGGGCCTCGCCGCCTCCCGCCCGGCCCAGCGGTTGCTTCCGGCCCGCCGTGAGTGAGGACGGGCGGCGGGTGGGCAGTGGGGCGCGGGACGGGTCTCTGCGCGGTGCGGGAGGCGGCGCAGCCCTCGCATACTGCCGCGCTGAGGATGACTGTGCAGTGCGGGCGCGGGCGGCAGCGCCCCCTGGGGCCGTTCCGGGTGCGCTCGGTGCCGGTTCCCGGTTCAGTGCCCTGTGCTCTCTTGCAGGCCCGGTGCCGGTTCCCgtgccctgtgctctcctgccgGCGCGCTGCCCTCTGCCCGTGGCGCGTCCTCGGCACCATGGTGAGTGACCCGCCTTCCCCGGAGCCTTGCTCAGCCGCGGGTGCTGCCGAGTCACGGCCCGGGCGGGGGTGGCGGGCGGCGGGCACCAGTGACCAGCCCGAGGTCACCGAATGGCTGGGTCTGTTATATAGGGGCTTTATGGCGTTGGTGACAAGAGACTGTTGATACTTACTGAGCTATTCCTTTTACAGTCTCGAAGATATGACTCCAGAACTACCATATTTTCTCCGGAAGGTATTTTTTTAACCCCACACTTTCAAGTCAACTCTGACTGTTCTGTCTTCTCAAAACTATCAAAACACTTGCACAAAGGGTGGTTGTTAGTAGCATGTTTCTCTCTGAATATGAATTACAGATACCATATTTGCCCACACCCAGTTCTGTAGGGACAGCAAGGGTCCAAAGTGGACACTTTCAAATTCATTCTAATTGAAGCAATAATGAGACTGAATCCCATTAGTGAGTACTATCACTTGCAATGTTTTTGAAATAACCATTTATCTCTTGTTTGAGTATGGTTAGATTTTGTCACTGTCCCCTGAGAATGGATAATACCCTGTGGGTGCAGTCACGCCTCTCCTTGTTATTCTTGCACATGCTGAAACAAGTACGTACAAACCATGTTTTCTTACTTCTTAAATGGGAAGGACCCAAGAAatcagtataaaatattttctttgtttattgaAAATTTGTTTTGGGTTATTCTACTGCACCGCagagttttttaaattttttcctttttttttttaatagaaacgtaggggtttttttatagaaaggggttttttttccctagtggCCATGTCCAGTATTAccttattttccttccctgactcctttctccttttcagccAATTAATTTACAATTGACTGGTAAGAGACTGAAGAAGTAGATGGGGCAACGAGCACTTGTCAGATTCTTGTAACTTTCGGTCACCTTGTGCAGTGAGTCTTGTTCAGTGTCATTTTTTGATGACAGGAGTTCCACTCCTTCCTCAGGTCGCCTGTACCAGGTTGAGTATGCCATGGAGGCCATCGGCCATGCAGGCACTTGCCTGGGAATTCTAGCAAACGATGGagttctgctggcagcagagcgGCGCAACATTCACAAGCTTCTCGATGAAGtgtttttctcagagaaaatatACAAGCTTAATGAGTAAGTTGAAATGGTGATTAAATGTCCTGTGGTGTTATTAACTGCAAAGTGCTGATTAGCACATAACCTGGTCTTATTTTATCAGAAGTGTTAATAATCTTTTTGTTTGGTGATTTAGACAAGTGTGACTATTTTGTCGTTGTTCACTTTACTAGTTCCCCTTCTAAAGTACAAGTATtgctggtttgtatttttttatctccAGGAGAATTTTCTAGGTGGAATAGCCCGTTTGCTGGTACTACGCCATACAAGGTAGTGGTATTGTAGCAGTTAAGAAAACTGGGAAATCTCAGCTTTACAAAATACCATTGCAGGGCAGAATAAAGAGTGCACACAAAAATTACCATTCTATTTCAGCTCCCTTTCCAcatatctgtttttctttggtgGCTCGAAAAGTCTGATGTAACTGAGTAAAATGTGCCTTAGGCTTCTTTGCCACAGTTGTAGCAGAGATGAAACGACTTTCTATTATCATTTTCATTCTAGCTGTAGGAACTTGAATTTGTGATGTCAGAGCAAAGAGTTTTATGgattgtgctttttttgttccAAGGGAGATAGAGCTTCATCCTTGACAAAAGCTGCAAAGGAACACATAGTTTTCCATGCTGTCTGCCTCCTATTCCATGTTGATCTTGAAAGTACCTGAAATGCTAGGAAATACTGGATTTTCAAGGAGGCAGTGTAACAGCACACTGGAGTAGTCACCTAGAACAGCCCTTCCATCTTTTGGAAAATTCCGAATTTCATGGATCTTTTTTGTGTAGCAAAAGGTTTGTCGCATATCAGATTAAGCTAAAGAAATACTAAATTAAAATCCAACAAAACAATCAAACATTgaattgcttatttttcttaGGGCCTTACCAAGACCACCAAGTTTCAATTACACAGATGCCACAtgtcagccagcagctcccactgaaggCCTGTCACATCTGTGTGCCTCCTTCAGTGTTGAGATGTGCTGTGTCAGGTGGCCTCCTGAGAGGCACCTGTATGGATGTGCCTAATGGCTCTTGTAAAACCACTCAGAACCTAATCATCCTTGGTATGACCCTCTTCTCAGAACTGTATGTATAACTAACAGACTGACTTGCTGACTTTGGCTGTCCACCTCTGCTCTT
The DNA window shown above is from Serinus canaria isolate serCan28SL12 chromosome 10, serCan2020, whole genome shotgun sequence and carries:
- the HYKK gene encoding hydroxylysine kinase isoform X3, whose translation is MTIRTSTCVSQLKVLMSTGLGSKKYMVRLLTYLPGTPVAKITTNAQILYEIGRLAASMDKVLSEKFQHPSVKSLHRGQFIWNLANVPLLDQYICALGQNKYCAVVEQVIEQFKGKVIPKLSSFRACINHGDLNDHNILVDSSSASLENPHYRVSGILDFSDMSYGYYVFEVAIAIMYMMIESPDPLSVGGHVLAGFESILPLTTEERGALFLLVSGRFAQSLVIAAHTALLYPENKEYLTITAKTGWKHLMTMFEVGQEAVEKKWFETAQAYTHHAPAS
- the HYKK gene encoding hydroxylysine kinase isoform X1, giving the protein MSSGNDCQPQTLTKPTFDEREAAELVDRVFGLKVSWIRSLPSYDDQNFHVRVSAEGADEYVLKITNSEDSQEPDLIEVQTQAMMFLRAEGFPSATPYLTKDGNIMSLESGGTGLGSKKYMVRLLTYLPGTPVAKITTNAQILYEIGRLAASMDKVLSEKFQHPSVKSLHRGQFIWNLANVPLLDQYICALGQNKYCAVVEQVIEQFKGKVIPKLSSFRACINHGDLNDHNILVDSSSASLENPHYRVSGILDFSDMSYGYYVFEVAIAIMYMMIESPDPLSVGGHVLAGFESILPLTTEERGALFLLVSGRFAQSLVIAAHTALLYPENKEYLTITAKTGWKHLMTMFEVGQEAVEKKWFETAQAYTHHAPAS
- the HYKK gene encoding hydroxylysine kinase isoform X2, translating into MSSGNDCQPQTLTKPTFDEREAAELVDRVFGLKVSWIRSLPSYDDQNFHVRVSAEGTGLGSKKYMVRLLTYLPGTPVAKITTNAQILYEIGRLAASMDKVLSEKFQHPSVKSLHRGQFIWNLANVPLLDQYICALGQNKYCAVVEQVIEQFKGKVIPKLSSFRACINHGDLNDHNILVDSSSASLENPHYRVSGILDFSDMSYGYYVFEVAIAIMYMMIESPDPLSVGGHVLAGFESILPLTTEERGALFLLVSGRFAQSLVIAAHTALLYPENKEYLTITAKTGWKHLMTMFEVGQEAVEKKWFETAQAYTHHAPAS